The proteins below come from a single Pristiophorus japonicus isolate sPriJap1 chromosome 18, sPriJap1.hap1, whole genome shotgun sequence genomic window:
- the ldlrad2 gene encoding low-density lipoprotein receptor class A domain-containing protein 2 — protein MEPDLRCVQPLLFLVLNMLRVDSMQTVSLVDFCEQTIRADGIIINSHQESQKYYFVTVGTDCGFTMQAASPKDKVQFKFRFFLVYSLLREPGQRAGVSPLGEETIDTCNAGSYVQFYDGKDRNSPPIGSLLCGKAIPRPVLSTGNYLSLRLVTRGQQPRVDFVGDFTSFRPGHCGAYFQCQNGKCIPMSLVCGSEIIDNCGDGCDVSGLLPAKCNG, from the exons ATGGAGCCAGACCTGAGATGTGTGCAGCCCCTTCTGTTCCTTGTGCTCAACATGTTGCGTGTGGATTCCATGCAAACAG TCAGTCTGGTGGATTTCTGTGAACAGACCATCAGGGCTGATGGAATCATTATCAACTCCCACCAAGAATCTCAGAAGTACTATTTTGTCACAGTCGGGACTGACTGTGGGTTTACAATGCAGGCGGCTTCCCCCAAGGACAAAGTTCAGTTCAAGTTTAGATTCTTCTTGGTGTACAGCCTGCTGAGAGA ACCTGGGCAAAGAGCAGGTGTGTCACCACTAGGGGAGGAGACTATTGACACATGCAATGCTGGATCGTACGTACAGTTTTATGACGGGAAGGATAGAAATTCACCACCTATTGGCTCCCTGTTATGTGGCAAGGCTATCCCCAGGCCAGTCTTATCAACGGGGAACTATCTTTCTCTGCGACTGGTCACCAGAGGTCAACAACCCAGGGTGGACTTTGTTGGAGATTTCACATCCTTTAGACCAG gtcactgtggcg CATACTTTCAGTGTCAAAATGGAAAATGCATTCCCATGAGTCTGGTCTGTGGTTCAGAAATTATTGATAACTGTGGGGATGGCTGTGACGTGTCTGGACTCCTTCCAGCAAAATGCAACGGTTAG